A single window of Aspergillus oryzae RIB40 DNA, chromosome 8 DNA harbors:
- a CDS encoding uncharacterized protein (predicted protein): MSSKKEKHLTLLDVEHLDSIKPPASLPGTNASSTVQANKVERLVNKIPYSSGCLTEKTPAPLTQINESIKHDQHRDEALLHPTNSGYRSLPVLHKVCPWKSFEKRFDCDLAGTVAIVTRRSDPSDIQTIRQFAAKDGKNVMQALRSFRHEKIFSATECFQFDGILYTVSEFYPLTLEHIVACKVFPNERQLAAIMEQLTHNQCGKCS, from the exons ATGTCgtccaagaaagaaaaacactTGACTTTGCTTGATGTTGAACATCTCGATTCAATCAAGCCCCCTGCTTCCCTTCCAGGAACGAACGCTTCATCCACCGTACAGGCCAACAAAGTGGAGCGCCTGGTGAACAAAATACCATATTCAAGCGGCTGTTTGACTGAGAAGACGCCGGCTCCATTAACCCAGATAAACGAAAGCATCAAGCATGACCAGCACCGAGATGAGGCTTTACTCCACCCTACCAACTCCGGATACCGATCCCTGCCAGTACTGCATAAAGTATGTCCTTGGAAAAGCTTCGAAAAACGATTTGATTGTGATCTAGCTGGCACTGTAGCCATAGTTACCCGTCGATCTGATCCTTCAGATATTCAGACAATTCGCCAGTTTGCAGCTAAGGATGGCAAAAACGTAATGCAAGCTCTTCGTTCCTTTCGTCATGAAAAGATCTTCTCCGCTACTGAGTGCTTTCAGTTTGATGGTATATTATATACCGTGAGTGAATTTTACCCGCTCACTCTTGAACACATCGTTGCATGCAAAGTTTTCCCCAATGAGCGGCAGCTCGCCGCAATCATGGAGCAG TTAACACACAATCAATGTGGTAAATGCTCCTAG
- a CDS encoding uncharacterized protein (predicted protein): MGRLRHSLSHPFRRFKGAVNVQSEEDQVKNQDNTGGTLLPTSPSQSTIRTVQSAETSRPLDLWKTAYGQLDEEDRRILSEVQVTASPIYQEDQPRDLIEEVIHLTTEQYEQYQQEATGKLRTSSRKIINAALSFKDIIGAVATFDPTQHAASAWAIVSLGLTMTKNRHDLRDALFDSSEYLADVLAQCAFIEKKFYLDSSSKTKEDLGNALIKLYRAMLHYTALVQMTQNASMGKKVLNSFTIITEHPLTELKNSVEKERGDLHKLVGLVSHLHHEEKAESILYKIDELADSMKLLIEQFSLVNLHVAEGAFYDSYVNEHEDFCLPGTRTELRSQISEWAKSSDGKCIFWLKGMAGTGKSTISRTVAQSFKEQGLLGATFFFKRGEAERGNAKYLISTIIKQLVTSHRGLVPHILNVIKNDLNISSKFLSEQFDKLLYQPLLKLHLNQLSTIVIVIDALDECDREDDIGVVLRLLFKLRDIKSVHVRIFLSSRPELPIRLGFKQDNNHQDLVLHELPKPVIEHDIRLFLEHKLSEIQNGRSLPPAWPGKKATEELVQISVPLFIFAATACRFIEKGTHPKKRPQKVLEFQATTAANQMDKIYLPVLNQLTGESKDDSQELLEEFRHIVGVIILLATPLSIESLGRLLQIPGEDISELLDHLNSVLYIPSHTKDPVRILHLSFRDYLLITESPFRINKQETHEKLVSRCLHVMENKLMHNICGMASYGTQRLDVDNEIIKRHLSAELEYSCQYWVYHLQQSKGRISETKILSFLKQHFLHWLEALSLLGIISEAVVILDTLKSGIWLSSG; encoded by the exons ATGGGCCGGCTTCGACACAGCTTATCCCACCCATTTCGCAGATTTAAGGGGGCTGTTAATGTGCAGAGCGAGGAAGACCAGGTGAAGAACCAAGATAACACGGGCGGAACTCTACTACCAACCTCTCCCAGCCAGTCTACTATCCGGACAGTCCAGTCAGCAGAAACCTCCAGGCCACTGGACTTATGGAAGACCGCCTATGGCCAGCTAGATGAGGAGGATCGAAGGATTTTATCAGAAGTCCAAGTTACTGCAAGCCCCATTTATCAGGAAGATCAACCGAGAGATTTGATTGAGGAGGTAATTCACCTAACGACAGAGCAATACGAGCAATATCAGCAGGAGGCAACGGGAAAGCTTCGAACATCCTCTAGAAAAATCATCAATGCGGCACTCTCATTTAAAGATATCATTGGCGCTGTTGCGACTTTCGACCCTACCCAGCATGCAGCTAGTGCTTGGGCAATCGTGTCATTGGGGTTAACA ATGACTAAAAATCGTCATGACCTACGAGATGCCTTGTTTGACTCTTCGGAATACCTAGCGGATGTTCTCGCGCAGTGTGCCTTTATTGAAAAGAAGTTTTACCTTGACAGCAGctccaagaccaaggaggatCTAGGAAATGCATTAATTAAACTCTACAGAGCCATGCTACACTATACAGCACTGGTACAAATGACGCAGAATGCTAGTATGGGAAAGAAGGTGCTAAACAGttttactattattactGAGCATCCGCTCACAGAGCTCAAGAATTCagtggaaaaggaaaggggcGATTTACACAAGTTGGTTGGATTAGTCAGCCACCTGCACCATGAAGAGAAAGCAGAGAGTATCCTATACAAGATCGACGAGCTAGCTGACTCTATGAAGCTGCTTATTGAACAGTTTAGCCTTGTGAACCTACATGTCGCGGAAGGAGCATTCTATGATTCTTACGTCAATGAACATGAGGATTTCTGTCTTCCAGGAACCAGGACCGAACTTCGTTCCCAGATTTCAGAGTGGGCCAAGTCGTCAGACGGTAAATGTATATTTTGGTTGAAAGGAATGGCGGGGACAGGGAAGTCTACTATTTCCCGGACGGTGGCACAATCTTTCAAGGAGCAAGGACTGCTCGGTGCCACGTTCTTTTTTAAGCGAGGCGAAGCCGAACGTGGTAATGCGAAATACTTGATATCGACTATCATAAAACAGCTGGTAACCAGTCACCGGGGACTGGTGCCTCATATCTTGAATGTTATCAAGAATGATCTGAATATCTCGTCCAAATTTCTCAGTGAGCAGTTTGACAAGCTTCTTTACCAGCCCCTGCTTAAACTCCATCTAAACCAATTATCAACCATTGTGATTGTTATTGACGCATTAGATGAGTGTGATCGGGAAGACGATATAGGGGTTGTACTTCGACTTTTGTTCAAATTACGGGATATCAAATCTGTACATGTGCGAATATTCCTGAGCAGCAGGCCTGAACTCCCAATCCGTCTAGGGTTCAAGCAGGACAACAACCATCAGGACCTGGTTCTTCATGAGCTTCCTAAGCCAGTGATTGAGCACGACATCCGCCTGTTCCTGGAACATAAGCTTTCAGAAATACAGAATGGGCGCTCACTCCCGCCGGCTTGGCCTGGGAAGAAAGCAACCGAAGAGTTGGTGCAGATATCTGTTCCATTATTTATTTTCGCGGCCACAGCATGCCGCTTTATTGAAAAAGGAACACACCCAAAAAAGCGACCCCAGAAGGTGCTTGAATTTCAAGCAACTACAGCAGCAAACCAGATGGACAAAATATATCTACCAGTTCTAAACCAACTCACAGGCGAAAGTAAAGATGACTCACAGGAGCTTCTAGAAGAGTTTCGACATATTGTTGGGGTTATTATTCTCCTTGCTACCCCGCTCTCTATTGAATCTCTTGGCCGGCTTCTTCAAATACCAGGAGAAGATATCAGCGAGCTACTGGATCATTTAAATTCAGTCCTTTATATACCAAGCCACACAAAGGATCCAGTGCGCATCCTGCACTTATCATTCCGAGATTACCTCCTGATCACAGAAAGCCCTTTCCGTATCAACAAACAAGAGACACATGAGAAACTAGTATCGCGTTGTCTTCACGTTATGGAGAATAAGCTCATGCATAATATCTGTGGTATGGCAAGTTACGGAACACAGCGCTTGGATGTGGACAATGAAATCATTAAGCGGCACCTCTCAGCAGAGTTGGAATATTCCTGTCAATATTGGGTATACCATCTTCAGCAAAGTAAAGGTCGAATCTCTGAGACTAAgattttgtcttttcttaAACAGCATTTCCTGCACTGGCTGGAAGCGCTGAGCTTACTTGGAATCATATCTGAGGCAGTAGTGATCCTAGATACACTAAAGTCAGGTATCTGG CTAAGTAGTGGCTAA
- a CDS encoding uncharacterized protein (predicted protein) has protein sequence MITYLKHIEQFWSSLVGADTAAMKKIDQDTVDNLQLLAPGKSRADKSTACGLVLSGRAFSDFSETERKSIWSRLEVFDGLVPSLYTFFEDFKYLENCAQCIKRLFGPVNESIWNTMKHMFHGSPDLEDGCLIQTSECTERLQRADSAERLDLGYRQVWLFAMRNYTLMPTDPKNDDDLLAKPNRAMADPRTIYDMADLARRLGFHSSEIESILQGSPDRQIARDALLQARKPHRFRYDVGEFNALVDRIVECFSAAVPYEPERNPELLADSTVKARARCGTPQKRTQRQDSLHLFIDYLHKDEIIIADTITTFFVRRCVYFAFFGKPCSHSDPHTDRDGDTFFQGSPAFSPLFIRDDSAAADLEATSPARLVAEQPESEPRGAPAGRGQQNIRGRQHQSGVHERLRRRTRKMRKRRRQTQLGGQIAEPSMELDSLSVGSTNDEVKDNDGSDLWITDAGTPEPSPPAVAVDLMSKATTPDSEHLAHDRTERQVRSELAASLEPSDDGVFEQVAAPGPVERDSDPFESTTSSIVTSGQPLEAADLEQNPSNPSPKQPRRAASGENLTPTEQTPPEPYMEEYINRILQAREEQDRLEEELDQERLERELNFSSTQPKAAPESVTQDHSGSPKPHAPTSPASSNYSRPEFYQPALEQDPAVSVAEDPPEPVAAVQNPDRGTAEGHTSAARQERPLTELDAENLKPQVAPGTTSAPGAPEGSASPSPDASTSPAPSTVASKEEPPPADIVEISFWSFERGEWRQTNLVRVDVLDPSPVERVAKKYMRKKYSLYDVNLQSLSPAGCFRAAIADGINRIFVISEHEESKLVADGQLIKDRRLLYSVSKLLDQDQSGSERQTKICRPRKPE, from the coding sequence ATGATTACCTATCTCAAACACATTGAGCAGTTCTGGTCATCTCTCGTCGGCGCCGATACGGCTGCCATGAAGAAAATAGATCAAGATACTGTAGATAACCTGCAGCTTTTGGCCCCCGGAAAGAGCCGCGCGGATAAAAGTACCGCATGTGGCCTTGTCCTGAGTGGCCGGGCATTTTCAGACTTCAGTGAGACAGAGCGAAAGTCTATCTGGAGCCGTCTGGAGGTCTTTGATGGTCTGGTACCGTCGCTATATACCTTTTTCGAGGATTTCAAATATCTGGAAAACTGCGCACAGTGCATTAAGCGACTCTTCGGCCCCGTTAACGAGTCCATATGGAACACCATGAAACATATGTTCCATGGTTCACCAGACCTTGAAGATGGTTGTCTCATTCAGACGTCGGAGTGCACCGAGCGTCTTCAGCGCGCAGACAGTGCAGAACGCCTCGATCTCGGCTACCGACAGGTTTGGCTCTTTGCCATGCGGAACTATACCCTCATGCCAACTGATCCGAAGAATGATGACGATCTTTTGGCAAAGCCCAATCGAGCCATGGCAGACCCTCGTACGATATACGATATGGCAGACCTCGCGCGCCGCCTTGGATTTCATTCTTCGGAGATCGAGAGTATCTTGCAGGGGTCTCCTGACCGCCAGATCGCCCGGGATGCTCTTCTGCAGGCCCGGAAACCCCACCGCTTTCGATATGACGTGGGGGAATTCAATGCTCTTGTCGACCGGATCGTTGAGTGCTTCTCAGCCGCTGTTCCTTATGAGCCTGAGCGGAACCCTGAGCTTTTGGCGGATAGCACCGTAAAGGCTCGAGCCCGATGCGGGACGCCCCAAAAGCGGACGCAGAGGCAAGACAGCCTACATCTGTTTATAGACTATCTTCATAAGGACGAGATCATAATTGCCGATACAATTACCACATTTTTCGTCCGTCGCTGCGTctattttgcttttttcggGAAACCTTGCTCTCATAGCGACCCTCACACGGATCGCGATGGTGACACGTTTTTCCAGGGTTCACCTGCGTTTTCGCCGTTATTTATAAGGGACGACAGCGCTGCCGCAGACCTGGAGGCCACTAGTCCCGCGAGACTAGTGGCGGAGCAACCTGAATCCGAGCCGCGAGGAGCACCGGCAGGAAGAGGCCAACAGAACATACGGGGGCGACAGCACCAGTCAGGAGTCCATGAGAGATTACGACGCCGGACACGCAAAATGCGAAAGCGAAGACGCCAGACACAACTAGGGGGACAGATTGCTGAGCCATCAATGGAGCTAGACTCCCTGAGCGTAGGGTCCACGAACGACGAGGTAAAGGATAATGACGGCTCGGATCTGTGGATCACCGATGCAGGCACCCCTGAGCCATCACCACCAGCCGTAGCCGTGGATCTGATGTCTAAGGCTACTACACCGGACTCTGAGCATCTAGCACATGATCGGACTGAGCGTCAGGTGAGGTCAGAGCTGGCTGCATCATTAGAGCCGTCTGATGATGGTGTCTTTGAACAGGTCGCTGCACCAGGACCCGTTGAAAGAGACTCAGATCCCTTTGAGTCGACCACTTCCAGTATAGTTACCTCTGGTCAACCACTTGAAGCGGCAGATTTGGAACAAAACCCGAGTAACCCATCCCCCAAGCAACCGCGCAGGGCTGCTAGTGGTGAAAATCTGACCCCAACTGAGCAGACCCCGCCAGAGCCATATATGGAGGAATATATCAATAGGATCCTACAGGCTCGGGAGGAGCAGGACCGGTTGGAGGAAGAGCTCGACCAGGAGCGGCTAGAGAGAGAACTTAATTTCTCCTCAACTCAGCCCAAGGCAGCTCCGGAATCAGTTACGCAAGACCATTCCGGGTCTCCCAAACCTCATGCGCCGACTTCACCGGCATCGTCCAACTATTCCCGACCGGAATTTTACCAACCCGCTTTAGAACAGGACCCAGCAGTCTCTGTTGCTGAGGATCCACCGGAGCCGGTAGCCGCTGTTCAGAACCCAGACCGAGGCACCGCGGAAGGCCACACTTCTGCGGCACGGCAGGAACGTCCCTTGACGGAACTTGATGCTGAAAATTTGAAGCCCCAAGTAGCACCCGGCACCACTAGTGCTCCCGGGGCACCAGAGGGTTCTGCTTCGCCCTCTCCGGATGCCTCGACTAGCCCAGCCCCTTCCACAGTGGCATCCAAGGAAGAGCCGCCGCCGGCCGACATTGTTGAAATCTCATTTTGGTCATTCGAACGAGGGGAATGGCGGCAAACTAACCTTGTCCGCGTGGATGTGTTAGATCCTTCGCCGGTAGAACGGGTTGCGAAGAAATACATGCGGAAGAAATATTCGTTGTACGACGTAAACTTGCAGAGCCTGAGCCCTGCCGGATGCTTTCGTGCCGCGATTGCCGACGGGATTAATAGGATATTCGTGATCTCTGAGCATGAGGAAAGTAAATTGGTAGCCGACGGGCAACTCATCAAGGACCGGCGGCTTCTGTACTCCGTTTCGAAACTGCTGGACCAGGACCAATCGGGGTCAGAACGACAAACCAAGATCTGTCGTCCGCGAAAGCCCGAGTAA
- a CDS encoding uncharacterized protein (reverse transcriptase): MTTNLRILQLNIMKSRPGMEALINDHQSQNLDMLLIQEPPMTAYRSHVNHSAWRLYRPTYTDESVRFRSLLYVNRRISTSSHRQIHCNHPDVVAIKIWTPELQYLIFSVYIPPVALYEAPEVSSAQQILEEIQTSIRQHAEGNNRVTKLILAGDWNRHHPAWSHRPVHHSFAEHAEELINFFQAHELQWCLAPGQPTFWSLKEPGKTSVLDLTLTNNTERLIKCQLYHHHYGSDHRGTYSEWSLQPKQNVKLKLKRAYDRADWTKVGQDILNLIDPQPRILSSQDLDQVVENLVHTTTTVLDQHVPFLAPSPYSKRWFTPDLKVQQTEVNQIRRRWQDGCAILGPSHPMTKTLFEEMRRKRRQWTRAIEKAKSGHWREFLDKAGEGHLWKAATYMRPRDADMSIPTLKVDTKEVTDNQEKAEVFLEAFFPKMADPGDEEVESPAEELRWEPITEIEIHRSIRAAKGTTAPGEDGIPTLVWKQLWAYLKETITIIFTKSLDLGYYPNQWKRARIVVLRKPGKPDYSAPGAYRPISLLNTLGKLLEAVMARRLSYWAEKYGLLPDTQFGGRPGRNTEQALLVLANAIDRAWVRSRVVTLVAFDLKGAFNGVNKTSLDTRLRAKGIPFKARQWICSFMENRQASVTFDDFETENLPLEHAGLAQGSPLSPILFCFYNSDLVDQPVDSNGGASAFIDDYFRWRTSPSAEENIKKIQEEDIPRIDEWARRTGASFAAEKTELIHLTRRKSEHCKGQILINGQVIKPADTAKLLGVIFDKEMRWKEHIQRAVRRATKVNIALGGLRHLRPEQMRQLYQACVTPTIDYASTVWHNPLRDKTHLRLLRTVQRTALIRILSAFRTVSTEALEVESHILPTHLRLKQRAQITAARLSTLPGNHPIHGVIVRAIARSSHIGSGQRFPLAETMRTMDLNRLQALETIDPTPLAPWRTQPFTEIEIEPDREKAKANASARQAMTGATVFSDASGQQNQLGAAAVALDKNQQILGSRQISIGSMSYWSVYAAELMAIYYAIGLVFQLAQKNQTTATTTRGPATILSDSMSALQAIANAWNKSGQRILQAIHQAAGELKARGIPLRLQWVPGHCGDPGNETADRLAKEAVGLEKKHPFRHLLSREKGYIRDRISKEWEQEWRTSKKGGHLRKIDRTLPSSRTRRLYGSLPRNRAYLLTQLRTGHSWLATYGKQHRFQEEEKCECGAVETVVHVLIDCPRLNRLRQELRRKIGRAFNNISDMLGGAEQGKEGRLQDAPQDSSVLGAVLDYAEASQRFRSRAPRGRQNRTPGIGQHRP; the protein is encoded by the coding sequence ATGACAACAAACCTTCGTATTTTACAGTTGAATATCATGAAATCTAGACCGGGAATGGAGGCTCTTATCAATGATCATCAGAGTCAGAATCTGGACATGCTCCTGATCCAAGAGCCACCAATGACTGCTTATCGAAGCCATGTTAACCACAGTGCATGGAGACTTTACCGACCAACCTATACAGACGAATCAGTCCGGTTCCGCAGCCTTCTCTATGTAAACCGAAGgatctcaacatcatcacatcGGCAAATCCACTGCAATCATCCGGATGTGGTGGCCATCAAAATCTGGACCCCAGAACTACAATACCTTATATTCTCCGTCTATATCCCACCAGTCGCACTGTATGAAGCGCCAGAGGTTTCCAGTGCACAACAGATCCTAGAAGAAATCCAGACAAGCATCCGACAACATGCAGAAGGAAACAACCGAGTAACAAAACTCATTCTGGCTGGGGACTGGAACCGCCACCACCCTGCATGGAGCCACCGTCCTGTTCACCACTCTTTCGCAGAACACGCAGAGGAGCTGATTAACTTCTTTCAAGCCCACGAACTACAATGGTGCCTGGCTCCAGGCCAGCCTACATTCTGGTCTCTCAAAGAACCTGGAAAAACATCAGTCCTAGACCTCACACTCACTAACAACACAGAAAGACTAATCAAGTGTCAactctaccaccaccactatgGGTCAGACCATCGCGGGACATACTCGGAATGGAGTCTCCAACCGAAGCAAAACGTAAAACTGAAGCTGAAAAGAGCCTATGACCGAGCTGACTGGACGAAGGTGGGCCAAGACATACTCAACCTGATTGACCCACAACCAAGGATCCTGTCAAGCCAGGACCTGGATCAAGTGGTCGAGAATCTGGTTCATACAACAACCACTGTCCTTGACCAACATGTCCCATTCTTAGCGCCATCTCCATACTCCAAGCGATGGTTCACCCCAGATCTTAAGGTCCAACAGACCGAAGTCAATCAGATCCGCCGGAGATGGCAGGATGGATGTGCAATCCTAGGACCTAGTCACCCAATGACAAAAACtctctttgaagaaatgcGGCGGAAAAGACGACAATGGACAAGAGCGATtgaaaaggcaaagtccGGCCACTGGAGAGAGTTCCTTGACAAAGCAGGCGAAGGCCACCTGTGGAAAGCAGCCACCTACATGCGCCCCCGTGATGCCGACATGAGCATCCCAACACTCAAGGTGGACACCAAAGAAGTCACAGACAACcaagagaaggcagaggTGTTCCTGGAAGCCTTTTTTCCAAAAATGGCAGATCCCGGGGACGAAGAAGTGGAGTCCCCCGCGGAGGAGCTGCGGTGGGAGCCGATTACAGAAATAGAGATTCACCGATCAATCAGAGCAGCTAAGGGAACCACAGCCCCTGGCGAGGATGGTATCCCAACCCTCGTCTGGAAGCAACTATGGGCATACCTGAAGGAAACCATCACCATAATCTTCACAAAATCACTAGACCTTGGCTACTACCCCAATCAATGGAAACGGGCACGAATCGTGGTACTGCGGAAGCCGGGTAAACCGGACTACTCTGCACCTGGGGCCTACCGGCCCATCTCGCTGCTGAACACCCTGGGGAAATTACTGGAAGCGGTTATGGCCCGAAGGCTGTCCTATTGGGCTGAGAAATACGGTCTGCTACCAGACACGCAGTTTGGGGGCAGACCAGGACGTAACACTGAGCAAGCCCTTCTAGTACTTGCTAACGCGATCGATCGAGCATGGGTGCGATCCAGGGTGGTCACGCTAGTTGCCTTCGATCTTAAAGGCGCATTCAATGGGGTCAACAAAACCAGCCTTGACACTCGTTTACGGGCAAAAGGTATCCCATTTAAAGCCCGACAGTGGATCTGTAGTTTTATGGAAAATCGACAAGCGAGTGTTACATTTGACGACTTTGAGACTGAAAACCTCCCCCTAGAACATGCCGGCCTCGCGCAAGGATCCCCACTCTCACCAATCTTATTCTGCTTCTATAACTCGGACCTGGTAGACCAACCAGTGGACAGCAACGGTGGTGCATCTGCATTTATCGATGACTATTTCCGCTGGAGAACCAGCCCATCAGCGGAGGAAAACATCAAGAaaatccaggaagaagacatcccGCGGATTGACGAATGGGCGCGACGAACCGGCGCGTCTTTCGCCGCTGAGAAGACCGAGCTAATACACTTGACTCGCCGCAAGAGTGAGCATTGTAAAGGGCAGATTCTCATAAACGGCCAGGTCATTAAACCAGCCGACACGGCTAAGCTCCTAGGGGTCATCTTTGATAAAGAgatgagatggaaagaacatATACAGCGGGCAGTGAGGAGAGCGACTAAGGTGAATATAGCCCTTGGGGGGCTCAGACACCTCCGACCAGAACAGATGCGGCAACTCTACCAAGCGTGTGTAACGCCGACCATAGACTATGCATCTACAGTCTGGCACAACCCACTCAGAGACAAAACACACCTAAGGCTCCTGAGAACGGTCCAACGAACGGCCCTTATCCGGATCCTCTCTGCTTTTAGAACAGTATCCACAGAGGCACTGGAAGTTGAATCCCACATATTACCCACCCACTTGCGACTTAAGCAACGGGCACAGATAACAGCGGCCCGCCTCAGCACATTACCAGGAAATCACCCAATCCACGGAGTGATCGTTCGAGCAATAGCGCGGAGTTCACATATTGGAAGTGGTCAACGATTCCCCCTTGCAGAAACGATGCGGACTATGGACCTTAACCGTCTACAAGCCCTAGAAACCATTGACCCAACACCCCTAGCACCATGGCGAACTCAGCCCTTCACGGAAATTGAAATCGAGCCTGACCGAGAGAAGGCCAAAGCCAACGCCTCAGCAAGGCAAGCAATGACAGGTGCCACGGTGTTTTCAGATGCATCAGGACAACAAAATCAATTGGGTGCTGCAGCAGTAGCCCTGGACAAAAATCAGCAGATTTTGGGGTCCCGACAAATTAGTATCGGTTCAATGAGCTATTGGTCTGTCTATGCAGCAGAACTCATGGCGATCTATTATGCAATTGGGCTGGTTTTTCAACTGGCGCAAAAGAATCAAACTACTGCGACAACAACACGAGGCCCAGCAACAATCCTCAGCGATAGTATGTCCGCACTGCAGGCAATTGCGAATGCATGGAATAAGTCAGGCCAGCGAATTCTTCAGGCCATCCATCAGGCGGCTGGGGAGCTAAAAGCCCGAGGAATCCCGCTGCGACTACAATGGGTCCCGGGACATTGCGGTGACCCTGGAAATGAGACAGCAGACCGGCTTGCCAAAGAAGCAGTAGGcctagaaaagaaacacccGTTCCGACATCTTTTGTCCCGTGAAAAGGGATATATCCGCGATAGAATTAGCAAGGAATGGgaacaagaatggagaaccTCCAAGAAAGGAGGGCACCTCCGCAAAATCGATCGGACCTTACCGTCAAGCCGCACCCGCCGGCTCTACGGCTCACTCCCTCGCAACCGAGCTTATCTGCTCACCCAACTCCGGACCGGCCACTCGTGGCTGGCAACATATGGCAAGCAACATCgcttccaggaagaggaaaaatgTGAATGTGGGGCGGTAGAGACAGTGGTCCATGTGTTAATTGACTGCCCGCGGCTAAACAGGCTGCGCCAAGAGCTACGACGCAAAATAGGAAGAGCATTCAACAACATTTCAGATATGCTAGGAGGAGCTGAACAAGGTAAGGAAGGTAGGTTACAAGATGCCCCGCAGGACAGCAGCGTCTTAGGCGCGGTACTGGACTATGCAGAGGCATCGCAGAGATTTCGAAGTCGCGCGCCACGAGGGCGGCAGAACAGAACACCAGGCATAGGCCAACACAGGCCTTGA
- a CDS encoding WD40 repeat domain-containing protein (WD40 repeat) → MQSTIRKMFSDSIPKQLNILPQVEDLWSAGLQTHEGHSSSVLSVAFSPDGQTIASGSSDTTIKLWDAKTGMELQTFKGHSSSVLSVAFSPDGQTIASGSSDKTIKLWDAKTDTELQTFKGHSDGVRSVAFSPDGQTIASGSYDRTIKLWDPKTGTELQTFKGHSDGVRSVAFSPDGQTIASGSYDRTIKLWDPKTGTELQTFKGHSDGVRSVAFSPDGQTIASGSYDKTIKLWDARTGTELQTLKGHSDGVRSVAFSRDGQTIASGSYDKTIKLWDARTGTELQTLKGHSVSSVMNEPNFNSHSPISLSNAWVALGGRQTCSRA, encoded by the exons ATGCAAAGTACTATTAGAAAGATGTTTTCTGATAGCATACCCAAGCAATTAAACATACTACCACAGGTGGAAGATTTATGGAGCGCAGGACTACAAACGCACGAAGGCCATTCCTCGTCGGTTTTATCAGTGGCCTTCTCCCCTGACGGGCAGACAATAGCCTCCGGCTCGTCCGACACGACCATCAAGTTATGGGATGCCAAGACCGGCATGGAGCTGCAGACGTTCAAGGGCCATTCCTCGTCGGTTTTATCAGTGGCCTTCTCCCCTGACGGGCAGACAATAGCCTCCGGCTCGTCCGACAAGACTATCAAACTATGGGATGCCAAGACGGATACGGAGCTGCAGACATTCAAGGGCCATTCCGATGGGGTTCGATCAGTGGCCTTCTCCCCTGACGGACAGACGATAGCCTCCGGCTCGTACGACAGGACCATCAAACTATGGGATCCCAAGACGGGTACGGAGCTGCAGACATTCAAGGGCCATTCCGATGGGGTTCGATCAGTGGCCTTCTCCCCTGACGGACAGACGATAGCCTCCGGCTCGTACGACAGGACCATCAAACTATGGGATCCCAAGACGGGTACGGAGCTGCAGACATTCAAGGGCCATTCCGATGGGGTTCGATCAGTGGCCTTCTCCCCTGACGGACAGACGATAGCCTCCGGCTCGTACGACAAGACCATCAAACTATGGGATGCCAGGACGGGTACGGAGCTGCAGACACTCAAGGGCCATTCCGATGGGGTTCGATCAGTGGCCTTCTCCCGTGACGGACAGACGATAGCCTCCGGCTCGTACGACAAGACCATCAAACTATGGGATGCCAGGACGGGTACGGAGCTGCAGACACTCAAGGGCCATTCGGTCAGTTCAGTTATGAACGAACCCAATTTCAATTCCCATTCTCCGATATCTTTATCGAATGCTTGGGTCGCCCTAGGAG GACGCCAAACTTGCTCTCGGGCATAG
- a CDS encoding uncharacterized protein (predicted protein), with product MQRALFTEEEVRLASERHLKYQGSAKVSINDIEFDPPLPRDLDSRNLDRICQIFRKNRCRRLDVENRIPVIVARNDLSTALQQAEVTAGALMTKSAKHLPSLRFPSGQLRGLHGRHRAQAGSMVLAPIDRWWAVDLYFDGQAAALFQL from the coding sequence ATGCAGCGGGCCTTGTTtactgaggaagaggtgcGCCTCGCCTCCGAGCGACACCTGAAATATCAAGGGTCGGCGAAAGTCAGCATCAATGACATTGAATTTGACCCACCATTGCCTCGAGACCTAGACTCGAGAAATCTAGACAGGATTTGCCAGATCTTTCGAAAGAATCGCTGTCGTCGCCTTGACGTGGAGAATCGTATTCCAGTGATCGTAGCTCGAAATGATCTCTCCACGGCACTCCAGCAAGCGGAAGTGACAGCCGGCGCTTTGATGACTAAAAGTGCTAAGCATCTTCCTAGTCTCCGGTTCCCATCAGGCCAACTGCGGGGTCTGCATGGACGACATCGCGCGCAGGCTGGCTCCATGGTGCTGGCGCCCATCGACCGATGGTGGGCCGTAGACCTATATTTTGACGGTCAGGCCGCTGCCTTATTCCAACTCTAG